One stretch of Zingiber officinale cultivar Zhangliang chromosome 6B, Zo_v1.1, whole genome shotgun sequence DNA includes these proteins:
- the LOC121991063 gene encoding uncharacterized protein LOC121991063: MGHMEGSQALVLFILCALLYHSVAADHTARYFSEAEEKELQTQLKSLNKPYVKSFKDEYGITFDCVDIYKQPAFDHPLLKNHTLQIKSISFPKSMNKNPSSETVKLPRRCPRGTVLIRRTTREDLIREKQIQRTKRIDLQEDTVTVEAYTAGVSFSDLNEPVKFYGISAILDVFQLSGVLDTQTSATQIIVNKGETGPLEYRNVIQAGFHVHHEAEGDNLTHFFTFWTTDGYQKTGCFNIHCAGFIQTSERTTPGLVYTLSNMVLSIFKDPKTSNWMLVNDQEPIGYWPKEIFNNMADSSQIQLSATASSPTDQPSPPTGNGELGGASFKNITVLNGELNPYPPYVQHAETFLDIGKPFYEAVYNVDSGLFYGGPGGWKPQPQNPPSSISHH, from the exons ATGGGTCACATGGAAGGATCACAAGCTCTAGTTTTATTCATTCTCTGTGCTCTTCTGTATCACTCAGTAGCTGCAGATCATACTGCAAGGTATTTTTCTGAAGCAGAAGAGAAAGAATTGCAGACACAGCTCAAATCCCTCAACAAGCCTTATGTCAAATCTTTCAAG GATGAGTATGGGATCACATTTGACTGTGTAGATATTTACAAACAACCAGCTTTCGATCATCCTTTGCTTAAGAACCACACTCTTCAG ATTAAATCTATATCGTTTCCAAAGAGCATGAACAAGAATCCATCCTCAGAAACCGTAAAGCTGCCTAGACGTTGTCCTCGGGGCACTGTCCTTATCAGAAGAACTACAAGAGAAGATTTGATCAGAGAAAAGCAAATCCAACGAACCAAACGCATAGATCTGCAAGAGGATACTGTCACTGTTGAAGCTTAT ACGGCTGGGGTGTCATTTTCGGATTTGAATGAACCAGTGAAATTCTATGGAATATCAGCTATTTTGGATGTTTTTCAACTTTCCGGTGTATTGGATACTCAAACAAGCGCAACACAAATCATTGTCAATAAAGGAGAAACAGGCCCTCTGGAATACCGCAACGTCATACAAGCTGGATTTCAT GTTCATCATGAAGCTGAGGGAGACAACTTGACTCACTTCTTCACTTTTTGGACA ACAGATGGGTATCAAAAGACTGGTTGCTTCAACATCCATTGTGCTGGTTTCATCCAAACAAGTGAAAGGACGACACCAGGCCTAGTTTACACCCTAAGCAACATGGTACTCAGTATATTTAAG GATCCAAAAACGTCTAATTGGATGCTGGTCAATGACCAAGAACCGATTGGCTATTGGCCGAAGGAGATCTTCAACAACATGGCTGATTCTTCTCAGATTCAACTGAGTGCGACAGCTAGCTCTCCTACGGATCAGCCTAGTCCTCCGACGGGCAATGGGGAACTTGGAGGAGCATCTTTTAAGAACATCACCGTTTTGAATGGGGAGCTTAATCCATACCCGCCATATGTCCAGCATGCAGAAACGTTCCTTGATATTGGCAAACCCTTCTATGAAGCCGTATACAATGTCGATTCTGGCTTGTTCTATGGTGGCCCAGGAGGATGGAAGCCACAGCCACAGAATCCACCGAGTTCAATTTCTCATcattag